The proteins below come from a single Balaenoptera acutorostrata chromosome 2, mBalAcu1.1, whole genome shotgun sequence genomic window:
- the LOC103017059 gene encoding tetratricopeptide repeat protein 9C-like, translated as MEKRLQEAQLYKEKGNQCYREGKCRDAVRGHHRALQQLRGLDPSLPSPMPNLGPQGPALTPEQENVLHTTQTDCYNNLAACLLQMEPVNYERVKEYSQKVLERQPDDAKALYWSGVASFHLQVYDQAWHYLMAAVNRQPKDASVRRYLQLTQSERSSYHRKEKQLYLGMFG; from the coding sequence ATGGAGAAGCGCCTGCAGGAGGCCCAGCTGTACAAGGAGAAAGGGAACCAATGTTACCGGGAAGGGAAGTGCCGAGATGCTGTGCGTGGGCACCATCGAGCTCTGCAGCAGCTGCGGGGTCTCGATCCAAGTCTGCCCTCCCCGATGCCTAATCTGGGACCTCAGGGCCCGGCCCTCACACCTGAACAGGAAAACGTACTGCACACCACCCAGACAGACTGCTACAACAACCTAGCTGCCTGTCTTCTTCAGATGGAGCCAGTAAACTATGAACGGGTGAAAGAATACAGTCAGAAAGTCCTGGAACGACAGCCTGATGATGCCAAGGCCCTGTATTGGTCTGGGGTGGCCTCTTTCCACCTGCAGGTCTATGACCAGGCTTGGCACTACCTCATGGCTGCTGTCAATAGGCAGCCAAAAGATGCCAGTGTCCGGCGGTACCTTCAGCTAACGCAGTCGGAACGCAGCAGCTACCATCGGAAAGAGAAGCAGCTCTACCTGGGCATGTTTGGTTAA